Proteins encoded by one window of Rutidosis leptorrhynchoides isolate AG116_Rl617_1_P2 chromosome 7, CSIRO_AGI_Rlap_v1, whole genome shotgun sequence:
- the LOC139857897 gene encoding uncharacterized protein, giving the protein MDREQEEMQFLGLSGIFKESFKIIISWRKIFTQITLTLILPLAFIFLAHLEISNSLFRDIKHTEFEQEVTRPGTKRYNKLSDTLSSEWINFILFKVAYFTILLILSLLSTAAVVYTIASVYTGRELTFIKVMSVVPKVWKRLMVTFLCMFAAIFVYNFIAILIFIIFLVILPYNAFGVVILYVLLIIYVIGFAYMTVIWQLASVVSVLESSYGIKAMTKTKDLIKGNQAIAISTFFLLNMSFILIQFLFDGLVVHGSSFDAWKRIGFGVLCLILLLCLFLFGLVIQTILYLVCKSYHHENIDKAGLSDHLESYLGEYEPLSGKDVQLEQYHV; this is encoded by the coding sequence ATGGATAGAGAACAAGAAGAAATGCAATTTTTAGGGCTTTCAGGCATCTTCAAAGAAAGTTTCAAGATCATCATCTCATGGAGAAAAATCTTCACCCAAATAACCTTAACTCTCATCCTCCCTTTAGCCTTCATCTTTTTAGCCCACCTCGAGATCTCAAACTCACTATTTCGCGACATCAAACACACCGAATTTGAACAGGAGGTCACCCGTCCTGGTACTAAACGATACAACAAACTTTCCGACACACTTTCATCCGAATGGATCAATTTTATCCTATTCAAAGTTGCATACTTCACCATCCTCTTAATCTTATCCCTATTGTCAACAGCTGCAGTCGTTTACACGATTGCATCTGTTTACACGGGACGCGAGTTGACTTTTATAAAAGTCATGAGCGTCGTCCCAAAAGTCTGGAAAAGACTCATGGTCACTTTTTTATGCATGTTTGCGGCTATCTTTGTTTACAACTTCATAGCCATAttgattttcatcatctttttggtTATCTTACCTTATAACGCATTCGGGGTTGTGATCCTATACGTATTACTAATCATATACGTTATTGGATTCGCTTACATGACcgttatttggcaactagcaagtgTCGTATCTGTTCTTGAGAGTTCATATGGGATTAAAGCTATGACAAAAACCAAAGATTTAATCAAAGGAAACCAAGCAATCGCGATTTCTACCTTCTTTTTGTTGAATATGTCATTCATACTCATACAATTTTTGTTCGATGGGCTCGTTGTGCACGGGAGCTCGTTTGATGCTTGGAAGAGGATTGGGTTCGGGGTTTTGTGTTTGATACTGCTCTTGTGTTTGTTCTTATTTGGGCTCGTGATCCAAACCATACTTTACCTCGTTTGCAAATCGTATCATCACGAAAACATCGATAAGGCGGGTTTATCGGATCATCTTGAAAGTTATTTAGGTGAGTATGAACCATTAAGtggtaaagatgttcaattagaACAATATCATGTTTGA